A window from Nitrospira sp. ND1 encodes these proteins:
- a CDS encoding CsbD family protein: protein MNADQLKGKWLQFKGDLKQQWGKFTEDDLQQIAGNYDTFVGKVQERYGEKKAELMKWASHWHEQAKPDAEGTKAP, encoded by the coding sequence ATGAACGCAGATCAACTCAAAGGAAAATGGCTCCAGTTCAAAGGGGATCTGAAACAACAATGGGGCAAGTTTACCGAAGACGACTTGCAGCAGATCGCCGGCAATTACGACACCTTTGTCGGAAAAGTGCAGGAACGGTACGGCGAGAAGAAGGCCGAGCTGATGAAGTGGGCTTCCCACTGGCATGAGCAGGCGAAGCCGGACGCCGAGGGAACGAAGGCTCCCTGA
- a CDS encoding DUF1328 family protein, which translates to MLYYALMFLVVGLIANALNLLGVSAVAVQMSWILFLIGVVLLVVHLVSGRTPRTT; encoded by the coding sequence ATGCTCTACTACGCGCTGATGTTCTTAGTAGTCGGCTTGATTGCCAACGCCCTCAATCTTTTGGGGGTCTCCGCAGTTGCCGTCCAGATGTCTTGGATCTTGTTCTTGATCGGGGTGGTGTTGCTGGTGGTGCACCTGGTGTCGGGACGGACTCCGCGAACCACCTGA